One stretch of Saccharopolyspora erythraea DNA includes these proteins:
- a CDS encoding helix-turn-helix domain-containing protein, whose amino-acid sequence MPIVVDIDVMLARRKMSVGELADRVGITPANLAVLKNGRAKAVRFATLAALCEVLTCQPGDLLRWEAEDTAGG is encoded by the coding sequence ATGCCGATCGTCGTCGACATCGACGTGATGCTGGCCCGGCGGAAGATGTCCGTGGGTGAGCTCGCGGACCGTGTGGGGATCACGCCGGCCAACCTGGCGGTACTCAAGAACGGCCGCGCCAAGGCGGTGCGCTTCGCGACGCTTGCCGCGCTCTGCGAGGTGCTCACGTGCCAGCCGGGCGACCTGCTGCGCTGGGAGGCCGAGGACACCGCCGGCGGATGA
- a CDS encoding DUF2975 domain-containing protein: MRKLTVHALRAVLVAVLAGTVFVQALMVWVLVSGSDPEDGSLPLTSLRVITILGLVTVQVIGVCVWRLVTMVRRGTVFSHAAFRYVDIMIGAIVAAALAWFAVTAFNAPGQRDDPGVTLIMGGIGVAILGVALIVHVQRMLLAQAVARDIEASRMRAELDDVI; the protein is encoded by the coding sequence ATGAGGAAGCTGACAGTGCATGCGCTGCGCGCCGTGCTCGTGGCGGTGCTCGCCGGCACCGTGTTCGTACAGGCGTTGATGGTGTGGGTGTTGGTCAGCGGGAGCGACCCGGAGGACGGTTCGCTCCCGCTGACGTCGCTGCGCGTGATCACGATTCTGGGCTTGGTGACGGTCCAGGTCATCGGGGTCTGCGTATGGCGGCTGGTGACGATGGTGCGACGCGGCACCGTGTTCTCCCACGCCGCCTTCCGGTACGTGGACATCATGATCGGCGCGATCGTGGCGGCTGCCCTCGCGTGGTTCGCGGTCACGGCCTTCAACGCGCCGGGCCAGCGGGACGACCCGGGCGTCACCCTCATCATGGGCGGGATCGGCGTGGCCATCCTGGGGGTCGCGCTCATCGTGCACGTACAGCGGATGCTGCTCGCCCAGGCCGTCGCGCGCGACATCGAGGCGTCGCGGATGCGGGCCGAGCTGGACGATGTGATCTGA